Genomic window (Bacteroidales bacterium):
CCATTTACCACCATCCGCCTGGCTATATAGGGGAAATCGAATTCCCTGCCATTATGAGCACAAAGATCAATTTCGCGTTTCTGGCACAGCCGGGTAATAAGGTCAGCAAATTCGGCAAGCAGTACTTTTTCATCTGGACCGAAAAAAGATTTCAGTCGCAACACTCTTTTTTCTTCCAGCAAACCGATCATTCCGGTAGAAATGCAGATTATCTTGCCGAATTCTGCATATATGCCGGCTCGCTGGTAAACTGACTCAGGCGTTTCCGTTTCTTCTTTTTTCAGGTAAGAAGCTTTCTTTTCCCACAAGGTCCTGATCCTTTCAGGAACATCGTCATAAACAGGATATGCCGGAACCGTTTCAATATCAAGGAACAGTATGTTGCCTATTTTTAACTGGTCTAACATAATATGGCCGGAATCGTTATTTTTGCACTCTGAAAAATTACAAAATATCAGTCAAATACGCAACGAAACATTCTAACTGCTTTTTTATGAACCGTTTGTATCCTCTGAAATTCAAGCCGATAATTAAAGATAAGATCTGGGGTGGCACAAGGCTGAAAAACCTTCTGAATAAAAGTACAAAAACCGATAAGGCAGGTGAAAGCTGGGAAATCAGTGGATTTCCGGGTAATATTTCAAGGGTTAAGAACGGGTTTCTTGCCGGTAATTCCCTCGAAGAAATTATTGAGGTTTACATGGGCGATTTGGTAGGTGACAGTGTATTTGATCAGTTCGGAACCATGTTCCCGCTTTTGATCAAATTCATTGATGCAAATGATGTCCTGAGCGTCCAGGTACATCCCGGAGATGAGCTTGCGGAAAAGCAATTCGGCTCATTCGGAAAGACAGAAATGTGGTATGTATTAAGTGCAGAAAAGGATGCTGAAATAATAATAGGCTTTAACCAGAAGGTTGATGCCGAAAAATATATGGATCAACTGGAAAAGAAAAAGATCCTTGACATTCTGAATAAGGAAAAGACAAGGCCGGGTGATGTTTTCTTTTTGCCTGCAGGCCGTATTCACGCGCTGGGATCAGGCATCCTGGTTGCCGAGATTCAGCAAACCTCCGATGCAACATTACGAATTTATGATTTTGACAGGGTTGATGAAAAAGGGAAACCGCGCCCTCTCCATAATGACAAGGCACTTGAAGCCATAGATTTCAGTGATGTTAAAGAATTTAAGACTTCATACAAGGTAACACCCAATGAGTCTGTTAGCCTGGTTTCATGTAATTATTTCACAACAAATCTTATTGAACTCAGTAAGTCTGTCGATAAAGATTACAGCCGGATTGATTCCTTCATTATATTCATGTGCATTGAAGGCAGTTTCTCAATCAGGTATTATGATAACGAGCTTGAACAGGTAAAAAAAGGCGAGACCGTGCTTTTACCGGCTGAACTGAAGAATATTTCACTATTACCAGATCCTTCAGCACGTATTCTTGAGATTTATGCCGGCAAGCATCAAAAGCCGGATCGTTCAAATGAATTATTCGATCAGATACTGGGATGATCATACAATCGGTGAAATTCATACAAAGCAGCGCCGATTTAAAATCGTGTCCGCGTGAAGGTCCGCCTGAATTTGCCTTCGCCGGCCGCTCGAATGTCGGAAAATCTTCGCTTCTGAATTTACTGGCAGGCACCCGGAACCTTGCCAAAACTTCGTCTACACCGGGAAAAACAAAACTGATCAATCATTTTCTTGTAAATGACAAATGGTACCTGGTTGACCTGCCCGGTTACGGATTTGCCCGTACCGGAAAGAAAACAAGGAATGATTTTCTCACAACCATCGGTCATTATCTCCAGCAAAGGAAGACACTTGCCTGTTTGTTTATACTTGTCGATAGCAGGCACAACCCAATGAACAGCGATATTGAATTTATAAACTGGACTGGTGAGGCTGGCATTCCTCTTGCCCTTGTATTCACCAAGACGGATAAAATGTCATCAACCGCACTCAAAAAGAATCTCGATTATTATAAAAAGACATTGCTTCAATCGTGGGACGAATTACCCCCTGTTTTCGTATCGTCTTCACCCGATAAAACCGGCAGGGAGGAAATTCTTGATTTCATTGAAAACACGCTGAAACATTGAATTTTTAAATTAATCGCATTTCATCTTCTTTTGTTGAGCGGATATTTTTTACATTTGCAGCACTTCAATTAACCTGATTTGCAAAGATGAAAATTAAGGCTCCAATTAAATTTTTCTCTGGTCGCGCTTCACATTATCTGGCTGAAAAAATCACTCAAAGTTACGGAACCGAACTGGGTCGCACATCGGTTCTGGAATTCAGCGATGGTGAGTTTCAGCCTTACTTTGAAGAGTCAGTCAGGGGTTGCATCGTTTTTATAGTTCAGTCAACTTTCCCTCCTTCAGATAACCTGATGGAACTTTTGTTGCTCATTGATGCGGCAAAAAGAGCTTCTGCTTACCAGGTGGTGGCCGTAATGCCATATCTCGGGCTGGCAAGGCAGGACAGGAAAGACAGGCCCAGGTGCAGCATTGGAGCAAAACTGGTTGCAGATATATTAACTGCAGCGGGGGCAGACAGGGTAATGACAATGGACCTCCATGCCGATCAGATACAGGGATTTTTCAATGTGCCTGTGGATCATTTATACGGATCAACGATTTTTGTTCCCTATATTAAAAACCTGGGACTTGACAATCTTGTTATTGCTGCACCCGATATGGGCGGGACCAAGAGAGCCAACGCATACTCAAGGTTTCTGAACTGTGAAATGGTGATTTGCTATAAGGTCAGAAAAAAGGCCAATGTAGTAGAAGAGATCCGGGTAATCGGTGATGTAAAAGACAAGAATGTCATCATTGTGGATGATATGATTGATACGGCAGGGACTGTTTGCCTGGCCGCAAGACTGATGATGGAAGAAGGAGCCCGGAGCATAAGAGTGGTTTGCACACACCCGGTTCTATCGGGACCCGCTTATGAACGTATTGAAAAATCAGATATTACAGAGGTTGTTGTAACAGACACCATTCCTCTGCGGGGTCATTCGGATAAAATCAAAGTGCTGAGCATAGCTGATTTGTTTGCTGACGTGATCCATAAGGTTTATAAATATAAATCGATAACGGAGAATTTTCTGATTTAGGCCATAGGCTGTAGGAAAACTTCTTAAATCAAAAATCGGTGTTTGGTGTTCGGTGTTCATTACTAGGACCAATGGGACGTATGAGACCAATGGGACCGGCGGAATCCAGTATCCAGCATCCACTATCCAGCATCCGGTATCCAGTATCTTTTCTTTAATCCAAATAATTTTTTATCTTTGCCCTCCTTTTTAACCTTTGTTTACATTAAACAATGGTGTAATGGGGAATCCGGTTATCCCGGGGAATTCCAGGTAGCACGAGTATTATTGTTTAATCAATTATTAAAATGAAAACTTTCGATCTGAAAGCGACCCTGCGCTCAGCAACAGGAAAAAAAGACGCAAAAAATCTGAGAAGAAACGGCCAGGTACCCTGCGTTCTGTATGGCGGTAAAGAAAACGTTCACTTCGCAGCCCAGGCAAGAGATTTTAAGGATCTTGTTTACACGCATCATACCTTTATAGTTGATATCGACGTTGAAGGTAAGAAGCATCTGGCTGTAATGAAGGAATTGCAGTTTCACCCGGTAAGCGATGACATCAACCACATTGATTTTATCGAAGTATCAAGGGATAAGGCTATTATAGTTGAACTTCCTGTTGAAATCACTGGGAATTCAATCGGTATCCGTGCCGGTGGTAAACTCAGGCAGCGCAAAAGATACGTTAAGGTTAAAGGACTGATGGATAAATTGCCTGATGTTCTTACTCTCGATATTTCGGACCTTGATATCGGAGGGTCAATCCTTGCCGGCGATGTTAAAATTCCCGAGGTTGAAATACTCGAAGCTCCGCGCTCACTTATCGTTGGTGTGATATCAGCCAGGGCTGCTGCCAAAGGTATGGGAGAAGCTGAAACTGCTTCACCTGCCGAAGCTGCTGCTGCTCCTGCTGCTGCCGCTCCTGCTGCCGAAGCCAAGAAAGAAAAATAACATTTGTTTTGAAATACCTGATAGCCGGATTGGGTAATGTGGGAGATGAATACCACAATACCAGGCACAATATCGGTTTCACAATACTGGATGCTTTAGCAGAGGCATCCGGTATTGTTTTTAATGACAAACGGTACGGTTTTACTACTGAATACCGTTACAAAGGCCGCACTCTCATTCTGCTCAAACCCAACACCTACGTCAATCTAAGCGGAAAGTCGGTTAACTACTGGTTGCAGAAAGAATCCATTCCTCCTGAAAATCTCCTGGTACTATCAGATGACCTTTCGCTGCCCTTCGGCACAATCCGTCTCAGAGCCAGGGGTGGTGACGGGGGACATAACGGACTCACAAGCATAATTGAAACACTGGGCAATCAGAACTTCGCCCGTTTGAGGTTCGGCATCGGAGGCGATTTTCCGTATGGAATGCAGGTTGATTATGTCCTCGGCAAATGGACAAAAGAAGAAGCATCCGTACTTCCTGAAAAACTTAAAAGCTGCCACGAAGTCATACAGGGTTTCGCCACCCTCGGCGTTGAACGAACAATGAATAATTTCAATAAGAGGCTGTAGGCGAAACAGCGCTGACAGGTTGGACCCGGCGTAAAACCTGACAGCGTCGCAGACCTGTCAGCGTTTTAAGATTTATAATTAGAAGATACATATAAATAAACAACGCTGTCAGGTCCTCCGGACGCTGACAGGTTGGATTTTGCCTATAGCCATAACCTTCTCGTTAATTATCTGTTAAAACCATTAAACTCACTCTAATTTGTTATAAATTAGTCGGGTGCAGAAAGAATATGCGTCCGAAAACTGTTAAAATAATCATACTTGTTTCATTACTTGCATTGCTGGGTCTTGTTTTTACCCAGGTGTTATGGATATTGGAAGAAACCAGATTAGCCGGAAAGCAGTTTAATCACCGGGCCGATAACGCTCTTTCAGATGTAATCGGCGAACTTAAAACCAATCATGAAGCCGTTGCTGTACCTGTTGATTCAAATACGGCGCATAATATCCTGCAGGTTGTGGATACAGCTTTTCTCAGCGGTCTTATGAGAAAATATGTAAACTACCACAGGCTGGAAGGAGAATATTACTACAGCATTGTTAAAAGCAGTAATGACTCGGTTGTATGGCACTCGGCCGGCTTTTCTGACGATTCAAAAAAAACGGAGCCATTCAAAGCCTGTCTTTCGCCTGTGTATAAAGGCACATATTATCACCTGGCATTGTATTTTCCCGGTAAAAACCGGATCGTTTTTTCAAAACAGATCGGATGGATTCTGCTGACACTCATTTTTCTCACCATAATTTCATCAGGCGTAATTCTGATAGTTTTTACATACCTCCGACAGAAAAAGCTTTCGGAAATGAAAAATGATTTCATTAATAATGTAACCCATGAATTCAAAACGCCGGTTGCCACTATTGCCCTTGCGGCTGAAGTGCTGATGAAATCCGATCCGCGTTCAGGTCAGGAGCGCGTGAAAAACTACGCCCGCATCATTCTTGATGAAAATGAACGGATGAAGAAACAGATTGAACGGGTTCTTGAAATTGCCCAGCAAGATCACCAGGAAATCACTCTTAACCTCCAGGAATGCGATGTACATAAGACTATAAGTTCTGTCATTCCCAATATCTGCCTTGAACGATCAGAAAAAGAAGTAAGCGTAAATTATAATCTCAAGGCTAAAAACCCTGTCATACGCGGTGATATGATGTTCCTGACCGGTGTTATAACCAACATCACTGAAAACGCTCTGAAATATAATAACAGGCAGCCTGAAATCCGGGTTGATACTGAAGATGCTAACGATGGCATATTGATATCAATTACCGACAACGGAATCGGAATGAGCCGTGAGGCAATGAAACATATTTTCAATAAATTCTACAGGGTGCCCACCGGAAATATTCACAATGTGAAAGGTTTCGGTCTCGGATTATATTATGCCAGGATCATGACTGAAGCGCATGGCGGGTATATCAATGTATTCAGCGATTTGAACAAAGGCAGCCGGTTTGATGTTTACTTCCCGTATTCAGCCGCCGAAAAACGAAATTGAAATGGCGAAATCTAAAGGCATAATCCTTTTAGTTGAAGATGATAAGAATCTGGGTATCGTAATCCGCGATTTCCTTGAAATGTCGGAATATGAAGTGATTCTCAGAGAAAACGGACGGGATGGACTGGACGAATTTAAAAAAGGCAGTTACGACCTTGTTTTACTTGATATCATGCTGCCGCTTCTTGACGGTTTCTCGGTAGCTGAGGAGATCCGTAAAACCGACTGCGATATACCGGTCATTTTTCTGACTGCCAAAACACTTAAAGAAGATAAACTGAAAGGATTCAGAATTGGAGCCGATGATTACATCACCAAACCTTTCAGTACTGAAGAGCTAAAGCTAAGAATAGATGCCGTATTAAGAAGGTCAAGAAGAAACGCTGAAAAGTCATCTGTTTTTAATATCGGCCGATATAAATTCGATTACCCGAACCATATTCTTTCAATCGCCGACCAGGAAAGGCAGCTTACAAAACGGGAAGCTGAATTGCTGCACCTTTTGTGCATAAACATGAACAATGTGCTTCGCAGGGATCTTGCCTTAAAGACCATCTGGGGTGAAGATGATTATTTCATGGGGCGCAGCATGGATGTTTATATTACCAAATTGCGGAAAATGCTGGGTAACGATCCCGCCGTATCAATTGTCAACATTCATAACACAGGTTTCCGGCTAGAG
Coding sequences:
- the pth gene encoding aminoacyl-tRNA hydrolase, coding for MKYLIAGLGNVGDEYHNTRHNIGFTILDALAEASGIVFNDKRYGFTTEYRYKGRTLILLKPNTYVNLSGKSVNYWLQKESIPPENLLVLSDDLSLPFGTIRLRARGGDGGHNGLTSIIETLGNQNFARLRFGIGGDFPYGMQVDYVLGKWTKEEASVLPEKLKSCHEVIQGFATLGVERTMNNFNKRL
- the yihA gene encoding ribosome biogenesis GTP-binding protein YihA/YsxC; protein product: MIIQSVKFIQSSADLKSCPREGPPEFAFAGRSNVGKSSLLNLLAGTRNLAKTSSTPGKTKLINHFLVNDKWYLVDLPGYGFARTGKKTRNDFLTTIGHYLQQRKTLACLFILVDSRHNPMNSDIEFINWTGEAGIPLALVFTKTDKMSSTALKKNLDYYKKTLLQSWDELPPVFVSSSPDKTGREEILDFIENTLKH
- a CDS encoding 3'-5' exonuclease, whose translation is MLDQLKIGNILFLDIETVPAYPVYDDVPERIRTLWEKKASYLKKEETETPESVYQRAGIYAEFGKIICISTGMIGLLEEKRVLRLKSFFGPDEKVLLAEFADLITRLCQKREIDLCAHNGREFDFPYIARRMVVNGIRLPDLFDNAGKRPWEIRHIDTLELWKFGDHKHYTSLDLLASLFNIESPKTETDGSQVSRIYWQEDNLARIVEYCRRDVITTAQIMLKFKGELLLDPCDILILDTL
- a CDS encoding response regulator transcription factor; the encoded protein is MAKSKGIILLVEDDKNLGIVIRDFLEMSEYEVILRENGRDGLDEFKKGSYDLVLLDIMLPLLDGFSVAEEIRKTDCDIPVIFLTAKTLKEDKLKGFRIGADDYITKPFSTEELKLRIDAVLRRSRRNAEKSSVFNIGRYKFDYPNHILSIADQERQLTKREAELLHLLCINMNNVLRRDLALKTIWGEDDYFMGRSMDVYITKLRKMLGNDPAVSIVNIHNTGFRLEVRNRE
- a CDS encoding 50S ribosomal protein L25 encodes the protein MKTFDLKATLRSATGKKDAKNLRRNGQVPCVLYGGKENVHFAAQARDFKDLVYTHHTFIVDIDVEGKKHLAVMKELQFHPVSDDINHIDFIEVSRDKAIIVELPVEITGNSIGIRAGGKLRQRKRYVKVKGLMDKLPDVLTLDISDLDIGGSILAGDVKIPEVEILEAPRSLIVGVISARAAAKGMGEAETASPAEAAAAPAAAAPAAEAKKEK
- a CDS encoding ribose-phosphate pyrophosphokinase, whose amino-acid sequence is MKIKAPIKFFSGRASHYLAEKITQSYGTELGRTSVLEFSDGEFQPYFEESVRGCIVFIVQSTFPPSDNLMELLLLIDAAKRASAYQVVAVMPYLGLARQDRKDRPRCSIGAKLVADILTAAGADRVMTMDLHADQIQGFFNVPVDHLYGSTIFVPYIKNLGLDNLVIAAPDMGGTKRANAYSRFLNCEMVICYKVRKKANVVEEIRVIGDVKDKNVIIVDDMIDTAGTVCLAARLMMEEGARSIRVVCTHPVLSGPAYERIEKSDITEVVVTDTIPLRGHSDKIKVLSIADLFADVIHKVYKYKSITENFLI
- a CDS encoding HAMP domain-containing sensor histidine kinase, whose protein sequence is MRPKTVKIIILVSLLALLGLVFTQVLWILEETRLAGKQFNHRADNALSDVIGELKTNHEAVAVPVDSNTAHNILQVVDTAFLSGLMRKYVNYHRLEGEYYYSIVKSSNDSVVWHSAGFSDDSKKTEPFKACLSPVYKGTYYHLALYFPGKNRIVFSKQIGWILLTLIFLTIISSGVILIVFTYLRQKKLSEMKNDFINNVTHEFKTPVATIALAAEVLMKSDPRSGQERVKNYARIILDENERMKKQIERVLEIAQQDHQEITLNLQECDVHKTISSVIPNICLERSEKEVSVNYNLKAKNPVIRGDMMFLTGVITNITENALKYNNRQPEIRVDTEDANDGILISITDNGIGMSREAMKHIFNKFYRVPTGNIHNVKGFGLGLYYARIMTEAHGGYINVFSDLNKGSRFDVYFPYSAAEKRN
- a CDS encoding type I phosphomannose isomerase catalytic subunit, with the translated sequence MNRLYPLKFKPIIKDKIWGGTRLKNLLNKSTKTDKAGESWEISGFPGNISRVKNGFLAGNSLEEIIEVYMGDLVGDSVFDQFGTMFPLLIKFIDANDVLSVQVHPGDELAEKQFGSFGKTEMWYVLSAEKDAEIIIGFNQKVDAEKYMDQLEKKKILDILNKEKTRPGDVFFLPAGRIHALGSGILVAEIQQTSDATLRIYDFDRVDEKGKPRPLHNDKALEAIDFSDVKEFKTSYKVTPNESVSLVSCNYFTTNLIELSKSVDKDYSRIDSFIIFMCIEGSFSIRYYDNELEQVKKGETVLLPAELKNISLLPDPSARILEIYAGKHQKPDRSNELFDQILG